GTGCGAGCTCTCGGCGCTCGGAATCCCCGCCGTCTTCGTGCCGTACCCGGTCGGCAACGGCGAGCAGCGGTTCAACGCCGCCGGCGTGGTCTCGGCCGGGGGAGCCGTGCTCGTCGACGACGCCGACTTCGTGCCCGAGTGGGTCGACGCGACCCTGTTGCCGATGCTCTCCGACGCCGGCCGCCTCCGGGTCATGGCGGAGGCCGCCGCATCCGTCGGGTTCCGCGACGGCACCGACCGCATGGTCGCCCTCGTCGACGAGGCGCTCGGCGAGCCAGCCGGCGCCGCCCCCGCGGGCGCGTAACGTTGAGTGAGCGGATGCCGCGACATCCGCTCGCCCGAACCGGCGCCTCCGGCGTCTCGCACCCCGTCCGCAATCGACCTCAGCCAGGAAGAACCGCAACCCCGTGACGATCAAGCCCGACCTCTCCGCCCAGATCCCCGCCGAACTCGGCGCCGTGCACTTCGTCGGCATCGGCGGTTCCGGCATGAGCGGCATCGCCCGGCTCATGCTCGGCGACGGGCACCGGGTCACCGGGTCCGATGTGCGCGACTCCGCGAACATCGCGGCACTGCGTGAACTCGGCGCCGAGATCGCGATCGGGCACGACGCCGCGAACCTCGCCGACGACATCGACACCGTGGTCGTGACCGGCGCGCTCTGGGAGGACAACCCCGAGTACCGCCTCGCGCTCGAGCGGGGCCTCCCGGTGCTGCACCGCTCGCTCGCCCTCGCCGCACTCATCTCCGGCCGCCGCCTCGTCTCGGTCGCGGGCGCCCACGGCAAGACCACGTCCACCGGCATGATCGTCACCGGCCTGCTCGCGCTCGGCGAGGATCCGAACTTTGTCAACGGCGGCGTCATCGAGGGGCTCGGCGTCTCGTCGGCCGCGGGCGCCGGCGAGCTGTTCGTCGTCGAGGCCGACGAGTCCGACGGCTCCTTCCTGCTCTACGACACCTCGGTCGCGCTCATCACGAACGTCGACCCCGACCACCTCGACCACTACGGCTCGCGCGAGGCCTTCGAGCAGGCGTTCGTGACGTTCGCCGACGGGGCGCGCGAGCTCGTCGTCGTCTCGTCCGACGACGCCGGAGCCAAGCGGGTCACCGAGAAGCTCTCGCACGAGCACGTGGTCACCTTCGGCCAGGCTGCGGATGCCACGGTGCGCGTGCACTCGGTCGAGACCGACGGGCCCGTCTCCTTCGCCGTCGACTACGCCGGCGCGACCTACCGCGCCACGCTGCGCATCCCCGGACTGCACAACGCGATCAACGCGGCGGGCGCCTTCGCGGTGCTCGTCGGCCTCGGCTTCGACCCCGAGGCATCCCTCGCCGGCATCGCCAGGTTCGCGGGAACCGGTCGACGCTTCGAACTGCACGGCACGGTCGGCGGCGTCAGCGTCTACGACGACTACGCGCACCACCCCACCGAGGTCGCGGCCGCGCTGGCCGCCGCCCGCACGGTGGTCGGCGAGGGCCGCATCATCGCGGTGCACCAGCCGCACACCTACAGTCGCACTCAGACCTTCGCCAAGGAGTTCGCCGAGGTGCTCGAGCAGTACGCCGACGAGACGGTCGTGCTCGACGTCTACGGCGCACGCGAAGACCCCGTGCCCGGTGTCACGGGCGCCCTCGTGAGCGAGCGGTTCGCCGACCCGGCGCACGTCGCCTTCGTGCCCGACTGGCAGCAGGCCGCCGACTACACGGCGAGCATCGCCCGCGACGGCGACTTCGTGATCACGCTCGGCTGCGGTGACGTCTACCGCATCGTGCCCCAGCTGCTCGGCTCGCTCGAGCGCGAGCGCGGATGACGCCGGAGCCCGCGTGAAACGGCCTCAGGGGTTCGACGGACCGGCTGCGCGGGCGCCGCGCGCACCTCTGCCGGCGCCCGACGCCGACCGCACCTCGACGCCCGCCGCGCGTCCCTCTCGCGCGCCGCGGCCGGCGCCCGATGCGGACCGCACCTCGACGGAGCCGATCGCGATCGTGGTCACGACGCCCGTGCCTCCGCTCGTGCCGGGCACGGCTCCGACCCCGGCGGCGGGCCGCGTACCGTCGCAACCGCCGCGTGCCGAACATGACGACGAAGTGACCGCCCCCTCGACCTCGAAGAGCGAGCGGGCGGCCAAGCGCGAGCTCGCCGCAGCGGCCCGGGAACGCCGGAAGTACGAACGGCAGGAGGTGCGGCGGTTCACGAAGCGATCCCGTCGTCGTCGGATCGTGTGGTCGGTCGTGCTCGGCGCGATCGCGGCGCTCGTCGTCGTCGTCGCGGTCGGCGCCTACTCGCCGCTCATGGCATTGCGCGAGGTGCGCGTCGAGGGCGCCGCACGCATCCCGGTCGCCGACGTGCAGGCGGCATTCGACGATCAGCTGGGCACTCCGCTGCCGCTCATCGCGAGCGCCGACGTGCTCGCCGCGCTCTCGGACTTCCCGCTCATCGAGACGTATTCGACCGAGACGATCCCGCCCGGCACCCTCGTCGTGCGCATCGTCGAGCGGGTGCCGGTCGGCGTCGTCGACACCGGGAACGGGCTCGAGCTCGTCGACGCCGCAGGCGTCGTCATCGAGCGCCCGACGGAGCGGCCCGACGGGCAACCGCTGATCGTCGCGGAGGGCGGCGTGGCAGGCGAGGGCTTCCGCGCCGCTGCCGCGGTCATCAGGAGCCTGCCGCCCGAGGTGCGCGGGCAGCTCGTCGGCGCCTCAGCGGCGACGGCCGACGACGTGCAGCTCGAGTTGTCGACCGGCGCGACCGTCGTCTGGGGGAGTGCGGAGGAGTCCGCCGCGAAGGCGGCCGTGCTCGCGAGACTCATGGCCGCGGCACCGCCCGACACGGTCGGCGAGTACGACGTGTCGTCGCCGGCCAGCGCCGTCACGCGGTAGCGGCAGCCGGAATTCGGCCGGATCGCGGCCGATCCGCCCGGCGGTTCGCGACACGCGGGCGAGCCTTTCGCGGCAGAGGCCGTCGGGAGCCTACCGTCATCACAGGAATTGCATACTCAGCAAAACTTTAACCTTCGACTAGAGGTTCAGGGTTCAGAGTTCGCACGGAAGGCCGGTCATGTCGACAAACCAGAACTACCTCGCCGTCATCAAGGTCGTCGGTATCGGCGGCGGCGGTGTCAACGCCGTCAATCGCATGATCGAGCTCGGCCTCCGCGGCGTCGAGTTCATCGCGATCAACACCGATGCGCAGGCGCTGCTCATGTCGGACGCCGACGTGAAGCTCGACGTGGGGCGCGATCTCACTCGCGGCCTCGGCGCCGGCGCCGACCCCGAGGTGGGCCGTCGTGCCGCCGAAGACCACGCGGAGGAGATCGAGGAGGCGCTCGCGGGCGCCGACATGGTCTTCGTCACCGCGGGTGAGGGCGGCGGCACCGGAACCGGCGGCGCTCCCGTCGTCGCACGCATCGCCAAGTCGATCGGCGCGCTCACCATCGGTGTCGTCACGAAGCCGTTCGGCTTCGAGGGCAAGCGACGCCAGACGCAGGCCGAACAGGGGGTCGCGCGCCTGAAGGAAGAGGTCGACACCCTCATCGTGGTGCCGAACGACCGGCTGCTCGAGATCAGCGACCGCGGCATCTCGATGCTCGAGGCCTTCGCCACGGCCGACCAGGTGCTGCTCGCCGGTGTCCAGGGCATCACGGATCTCATCACGACCCCCGGCCTCATCAACCTCGACTTCGCCGACGTGAAGTCGGTCATGCAGGGCGCGGGATCCGCGCTCATGGGCATCGGTTCGTCGCGGGGGGCCGATCGCGCGATCAAGGCCGCAGAGCTCGCCGTCGCGAGCCCGCTGCTCGAAGCCTCGATCGACGGTGCCCACGGCGTGCTGCTGTCGATCCAGGGCGGGTCGAATCTCGGCATCTTCGAGATCAACGACGCCGCCCGGCTCGTGCAGGAGGCGGTGCACCCCGAGGCGAACATCATCTTCGGTGCCGTCATCGACGACACGCTCGGCGACGAGGTGCGCGTCACGGTGATCGCGGC
The sequence above is a segment of the Agromyces hippuratus genome. Coding sequences within it:
- the ftsZ gene encoding cell division protein FtsZ — encoded protein: MSTNQNYLAVIKVVGIGGGGVNAVNRMIELGLRGVEFIAINTDAQALLMSDADVKLDVGRDLTRGLGAGADPEVGRRAAEDHAEEIEEALAGADMVFVTAGEGGGTGTGGAPVVARIAKSIGALTIGVVTKPFGFEGKRRQTQAEQGVARLKEEVDTLIVVPNDRLLEISDRGISMLEAFATADQVLLAGVQGITDLITTPGLINLDFADVKSVMQGAGSALMGIGSSRGADRAIKAAELAVASPLLEASIDGAHGVLLSIQGGSNLGIFEINDAARLVQEAVHPEANIIFGAVIDDTLGDEVRVTVIAAGFDGGEPNAKPVEARRTNFVPAAVGAAVGGGGAISSEAADVIAEIDIDELVETANWGEVEPATADQIVSDPAFDTDDDDLDIPDFLK
- the murC gene encoding UDP-N-acetylmuramate--L-alanine ligase; its protein translation is MTIKPDLSAQIPAELGAVHFVGIGGSGMSGIARLMLGDGHRVTGSDVRDSANIAALRELGAEIAIGHDAANLADDIDTVVVTGALWEDNPEYRLALERGLPVLHRSLALAALISGRRLVSVAGAHGKTTSTGMIVTGLLALGEDPNFVNGGVIEGLGVSSAAGAGELFVVEADESDGSFLLYDTSVALITNVDPDHLDHYGSREAFEQAFVTFADGARELVVVSSDDAGAKRVTEKLSHEHVVTFGQAADATVRVHSVETDGPVSFAVDYAGATYRATLRIPGLHNAINAAGAFAVLVGLGFDPEASLAGIARFAGTGRRFELHGTVGGVSVYDDYAHHPTEVAAALAAARTVVGEGRIIAVHQPHTYSRTQTFAKEFAEVLEQYADETVVLDVYGAREDPVPGVTGALVSERFADPAHVAFVPDWQQAADYTASIARDGDFVITLGCGDVYRIVPQLLGSLERERG
- a CDS encoding cell division protein FtsQ/DivIB, with amino-acid sequence MTAPSTSKSERAAKRELAAAARERRKYERQEVRRFTKRSRRRRIVWSVVLGAIAALVVVVAVGAYSPLMALREVRVEGAARIPVADVQAAFDDQLGTPLPLIASADVLAALSDFPLIETYSTETIPPGTLVVRIVERVPVGVVDTGNGLELVDAAGVVIERPTERPDGQPLIVAEGGVAGEGFRAAAAVIRSLPPEVRGQLVGASAATADDVQLELSTGATVVWGSAEESAAKAAVLARLMAAAPPDTVGEYDVSSPASAVTR